CGTCGAGGCCGCCGTCGCGGCGGGCGCGGAGGTCCGCTTCGGCGTAGACGTGCGTGCCGTCCACCGCGACGGGTCCGGACGGGTGACCGGCGTCGCGTACCGCGACCGCGACGGCCGCACGCGGTCCGCCCGCGCCGCCATCACGATCGGGGCAGATGGCCCACGCTCGCTGATCGCGCGCACCGTCCATGCCCGGGACCACATGTCCGGCCAGGGGTCGAGCGCGATGATCTACGGCTACTGGTCCGGGCTATCGGTCGACGGCGATGAGTGGTTCTACCGGCCCGGCGTCGCCGCGGGACTCATCCCCACCAACGGCGAGCACGTCGGTGTCTGGGTGGGCACCGCCACGACGCGGTTCCGCGCCGAGTTCGACGGTGACCTCGAGACGGTCTTCGGACGACTGCTCCGACAGGCGGCACCGGAGATCGCCGCCCGCATCCCAATCGCCCGCCACGATGGACGGCTCCGCGGACACCTCGGCGCCGCGGGTCACCTGCGGCAGCCCTGGGGTCCCGGCTGGGCACTGGTCGGAGACGCCGGCTACCTGAAGGACCCCATCACCGCGCACGGCATCACCGACGCGCTGCGCGACGCCGAGCTGCTGGCCCGTGCCATCACAGCACCGGTCGGGGATGCCGCGGAGGAGTTGGCCGCCTACCAGCGCACCCGAGACGAGCTGTCGAGGCGGATGTTCGGGATCACCGACGCCGTGGCCTCCTACGCCTGGGACCTGCCACGGCTGCGGGACCTGCTGATCCAACTGAGCCGCGAGATGTCCCGCGAAGCGCTCGCCATCGCCGCGCTCGACCACGAGGCCATCGCCGCCTGAAAGGACGTGAACCCCATGAGCACGACGCTGTACGCACCCCCGAAGGCAGACACCACGGCCCGCGCGTTCCTGGATGCGCTCGCCCGGCGGGACTTCGCGGCCCTGCGCGGCCTGCTCGCCGACGACGTCTGGTTCCGGATCCTGTTGCCTCGCCACATGGTCGAGACGCACACCGCCGCGGAGGCCGTCGCCGCGTTCCACCAGTGGTACGGGACCGTGGCCGCGTTCGAGGTGCAGCACCTCACCCATCACACGATGGCCGGACGGGAGTTCGTCGCCTACCGGTTCCGGCTCCGCCCCGCGTGGGCACCCGACCAGTGGCACCTCATCGAGCAGTCCGGTTACGCGCGGGTCCGTGACGGCCGCCTCAGCCGGCTCGATCTCGTCTGCACCGGCTTCCACCCCGTCGACCCGGCGTGACCGCCGTTCCTGCCTGTTCCCACACCGCACCGCCTGACCCGAACGCCACTGCGTCCTCGACTCGAAGACCACCGGCACCGGAGGTCGTCGTTGCCACCTCCTGCCCGGCATACGATGATCCGCCCGAGAACCGGTGGAGGCGTGAACGGAGGTCCACGATGGCCAGGCTGATCTACTCGGCGATCGCGTCGCTCGACGGCTACATCTCGGACGAGTACGGCACGTTCGACTGGCCGAACCGGACAAGGAGGTCCATACCTTCATCAACGATCCTACGGCCGGTCGGCACCTACC
This genomic interval from Euzebyales bacterium contains the following:
- a CDS encoding NAD(P)/FAD-dependent oxidoreductase — encoded protein: MTVAPIRRSRTAGSETATHDAIVVGARVAGAATAMLLARAGLGVLVLDRARPGADTLSTHALMRGGVLQLRRWGLLDGIVDAGTPPIRRTIIHYGDDAEAVDISAKAGVDALYNPRRTLLDPLLVEAAVAAGAEVRFGVDVRAVHRDGSGRVTGVAYRDRDGRTRSARAAITIGADGPRSLIARTVHARDHMSGQGSSAMIYGYWSGLSVDGDEWFYRPGVAAGLIPTNGEHVGVWVGTATTRFRAEFDGDLETVFGRLLRQAAPEIAARIPIARHDGRLRGHLGAAGHLRQPWGPGWALVGDAGYLKDPITAHGITDALRDAELLARAITAPVGDAAEELAAYQRTRDELSRRMFGITDAVASYAWDLPRLRDLLIQLSREMSREALAIAALDHEAIAA
- a CDS encoding nuclear transport factor 2 family protein, which produces MSTTLYAPPKADTTARAFLDALARRDFAALRGLLADDVWFRILLPRHMVETHTAAEAVAAFHQWYGTVAAFEVQHLTHHTMAGREFVAYRFRLRPAWAPDQWHLIEQSGYARVRDGRLSRLDLVCTGFHPVDPA